A region of the Aethina tumida isolate Nest 87 chromosome 3, icAetTumi1.1, whole genome shotgun sequence genome:
GTGATGTCGCTGGCCAGCTCCAAGACGGAGATGTCGTAGTCGATCTTGTAGCTGTCGTATTGCGGGTTGTGGTGGACTTTGCTGACGTTGATGACTTGACCGCCGGATCCGCGGATGGAGCTGCCTGCTCTGATGGACAGGGCTGAGGCGGAGAAGCCGTCAGTGCAGTGGCCGGCAGTTACGACCCATTTGGAGCCGATGATGCTTCCGCCGCAGATGTGGCTTCCGTAGTACTGAAGGGAGATTTGGTATGGGTAGTCGGCGATGTCGGCATCTTCACCACCAATAATTCTGCCATCAATCAAAGGGATGGTCTTTTGTTGGGCTTTTGGAGCCGCTGCATTAGgacaaacaaatttgtttagttATGTTTcggtatattttaatctaaagtAACTTACCGAGGGCTACAGCTGCTACAGCAAGGAACACTaccaaaaatttcattttgaatatgtctaactttacttaaactCAGCCTTATATACCAATAGTTTTTCTTTATCTAATCCATATCAAACTAAAATCTTAAGTATTAGTATATTACAATACAATGCCCaaggataattaaaatgtaagtagttaaattgatttttgagcAATCATGGAAggttattagtaataaattgttgtgtattttttaatttaacattatttagaaactgaaatttggttattcattaaagaaaaataaattaaattaaaattaaaattaataatttacattataacatagattaattacataatataattttaaatgtatattttatcaataaatttaaggtattttacagatgtttttataaaaaataatctataatcTATTATGATACTGTTAAAATCTTTagaaaacttaaatatcatttaaatttataaatttaggaaAATTTCCTTgtaaaggaaataaaataatttataatatttatgttaataaaaggaCTTTAACAGTAtccgtaaataaataatgattgaaatattcaaaggTCACATTTAAGTACATCTCCATTTgagattttatcaaaattagttACTGATAATGAATCTTGAtcttaatggaaataaaatattcattaatatattaatttattctagaacaattatcaaatgttttgtctaaaaaatatgatacatAAAAACCAACCAATTAATTccaccaaaatttaaagttataggAACAATGAAATGTATAAATCATAACTTTCTTGTGTTTATTCATCTTAGTCTTATTTGAAAAAAGGCTCTGGAGAAAAATAAActtcgttttaaaatattttttgatataataaagGATAAATTTCATAGAAATGTTGCTATCAAACACTTTCTAGATTTATTATCTTCTCATATCAGTCACTTATTAAACCCAAATTATGCCCAAATATTGAtacatgtatatatatatataaaaccgtgatattattttgttcaatacAATCACCATGAAGCTGACATTGGTGTTTGCTGTAACAATCGCCTGTGCCCTTGGTAAGTACTTGTTCATCTGTATCATTTTATCCACTTAACCCGAATATTGGTTTGATTTCTGTAGGGGCAAGACTGACTAACCCCATTCCACTAATCGACGGTAGAATAGTCGGAGGTTGGGATGTGGAAATTGATGAGTACCCTTACCAGGCCTCCCTCCAGTACTACGGAAGCCACATCTGTGGAGCCAGCATAATCGCCGACAGATGGATCGTGACAGCCGCCCACTGCACTGATGGGTAACCCACCCTTCATTACAcaaccattaaatttaaaattaaatcgattatttccAGATTCTCCGCTTCCTTGCTCTCAATCCGGGTGGGATCGTCCCGCCGCGGATCCGGCGGCCAAGTCATCAACGTGGCCAAGATCCACCAAAACCCCAACTACAACCCCAACACCATCGACTACGACATTTCCATTTTGGAACTGGCCTCAGACATCACCAACCCAATCGCCAAACCCGTGTCCCTCCCCGACTCCAGCGCCGACGTCCCCACCGGCGTCACGGCAGTGGTGACCGGATGGGGCACCACCTCGGAAGGAGGCAGCCTACCCACCCAACTCCAGGCCGTGCAGGTGCCGATCGTCTCGCCGGCCACGTGCAGAGCAGCCTACGGAACCTCGTCCATCACCGACAGGATGATCTGCGCCGGTTTCACTCAGGGTGGCAAGGACGCTTGCCAGGGTGACTCTGGCGGTCCGTTGGTTGTTAACGGTTACTTGGTTGGTGTCGTGTCTTGGGGTTACGGATGCGCCCGTCCAAACTATCCGGGAGTTTACTCCAGCGTACCAAACCTGAGGAGCTTCATTACACAAATCACcggattttaatatgttttttttttatgtttatatgttaataaaattttatatagttaaGTTAAATCTTGACTAAGTAAGTttgtatttctttattttaatttaataatctaactttgtatgataatttaaaataaatataaataaatattgggaactattttttatgtgttattaatgttttaaataataagtatattatGACTGATTAAGttcatatttagatttttaatttaataatgtatattccTACAAaaggtttataataaatagaaagtaTACCAATAAATATAGACACTGAGAACTAttgtttatgtattattaatgatttaaataataaagtatattatgACTGATTAAGttcatatttagatttttaatttaataatgtatattccTACAAaaggtttataataaatagaaaatataccAATAAATATAGTCACTGAGaactattgtttatatattattaatgatttaaataataaagtatattatgACTGATTAAGttcatattt
Encoded here:
- the LOC109607118 gene encoding trypsin-3-like; this translates as MKLTLVFAVTIACALGARLTNPIPLIDGRIVGGWDVEIDEYPYQASLQYYGSHICGASIIADRWIVTAAHCTDGFSASLLSIRVGSSRRGSGGQVINVAKIHQNPNYNPNTIDYDISILELASDITNPIAKPVSLPDSSADVPTGVTAVVTGWGTTSEGGSLPTQLQAVQVPIVSPATCRAAYGTSSITDRMICAGFTQGGKDACQGDSGGPLVVNGYLVGVVSWGYGCARPNYPGVYSSVPNLRSFITQITGF